The Pseudomonadota bacterium DNA segment GGCTACGTGATCCGCTGGTCGTGTCTGCACGCCTCGAAGCTCGCACTGCGTCAGCGAGGGCCGAACGTCCCCGAGCTCTACGCGTGCGGCCGGATGGTGCCGCACGGCTGCATCAGCCGTTGAGGGCGTCACGAATGTGCTGCTTGACCTCGGACCAAGGCTCGGTCTTCACGTCGCCGCGCCGCACCTCGTCGATGCGCTTCAGAACCGTGGCACGCCATGCCTCTTCGACGCCCTCGGTCGACTCGCTAGACACGCTCTCCATCAGGGCGCGAGCAAGGCGACACCGGTCTTCTTCCGGAAGCGCAAGGGCGTCCTCCAGGAGCTTCTTTGCAGCTGCAGTCACAGGATTATATCGTAGGCGGGTCATGGT contains these protein-coding regions:
- a CDS encoding addiction module protein produces the protein MTRLRYNPVTAAAKKLLEDALALPEEDRCRLARALMESVSSESTEGVEEAWRATVLKRIDEVRRGDVKTEPWSEVKQHIRDALNG